CGTCGCCGTGTACTCGGTCGTCGCACCCAGCGTCGTCCGGGTGAGCGTGCCGCCGCCGAGGTCGAGCAGCGTGTCGAGCGTGCCGAGCGCGTACGCGAACCCGAGGTAGACCAGAGCGCCCACGGCGAGCCCGGCCCACACCCCGCCCGTCGCCCAGCGTGGCGTGCGCCGGCCGAGCTCGGCGAGGTAGCCCTCGGCGAGCACGCGCGGGTGGCCGAGGCCGGCGACGGCGGCGCGCATGCCGATCTCCTCGGCGGTCGCCGTGACCTCGCGCCGGACGTCGCGGACCAGCGCACGGTCCTGGGGGTGGTCCTGGACGGCCCAGGAGAAGCGCGTGAGGTAGGCCTCGCGGACCAGGCGGTCGCGCAGCGTGAGGGTGGTCATCGGGTCCTCCGGGAGGGGTTGTCGGTGGGCGCCGGTGCGGCGTCGGGGTCGGTCGGGAGGTCGGCGTCGAGGACGCGTGCGACGGTGCCGGCGAGGCGCTGCCACGAACGCTGTGCGCGCGCGAGCTCGGCGGTGCCGGCGTCGGTCGGCACGTAGTACTTGCGGGCCGGTCCGGACGACGACGCGACGAGCCGCGACGAGACGCGCCCCTCGCGCTCCAGCCGGTTGAGGACGGGGTAGAGCGTCCCGGCGCCGAGGTCGGTGAGACCGGCCTCCTGGAGGCGCGTGACGAGCTCGTAGCCGTACGACTCGCCGCGGCCGAGCACGGCGAGCACGAGCATCGGCAGCACGCCCTTGAGGAGCTGGGGGTCCCGGTCGTCGTCCACGTGTCGAGACTATGCCCAGTAGTAGGCAATGACAAGTACCGGGCGATGACATCACCCGGTGACCCTTTTCTGGGTGATTGACACGGTTTGCCCGTCGGGTTGCACTGGACGCGAGCCCAGGAGTCGCCATGCCCTCGCAGCCCCCCGCGCGGCACAGCCGCCGCGCCCACCCGTCGCCCGCACCCGCGCACGCCCTGCCGACGGTGCACCGCGACGTCCGACGCCGCCGCCGCGTCGCCGTCACGCTGCTCCTCGTCGCGGGACTCGTCGGCTGGGGGCTCGTCGCCGTCCCCGCTACGGCCGCGGACCCCGAGCCCTTCACGTTCGTCGTGCTGCCGGACACCCAGAACTACGTGAGCACGTCCGCCAACCAGGCCACGATGGGCGTGCAGACGCAGTGGATCGCCGACCACGCCGACGACCTCGACGTCGCGTTCGTCTCCCAGGTCGGCGACCTCGTCGGCGTCGACACCGCCGACGTGCAGTGGCAGCGCGCGTCGCAGCACATGGCGGTCCTGGACGCGGCGGGGGTGCCGAGCGCGGTGCTGCCCGGCAACCACGACATGGACCTCACGACGGGCGAGGCGCCGCTCTACCGGCAGTACTTCCCGCCGAGCCGGTACGCGAACGCGTCGTGGAACGGCACCACCGCGTCCTACGGCGGCTACCTCGGCCAGCACCTGTTCGGGCCCGACCCGGTCGACCGGCAGAACATGGACTCGTTCGCGCTGTTCACGGCGGGCGGCATGGACTTCCTGCTGCTCAGCCTCGAGATGAACGCGCCCGACTCCGCGCTCGACTGGGGCCGGCGCGTGCTCGCCGCCTACCCCGAGCGGCGCGCGATCGTCGCGACGCACTCCTACGTCGACACCGCGGGCGGGCTGACGACGCAGGTCGCGCGCGCCGACGGCGGCAACAGCGGCCGCGCGATCTGGGAGGAGCTCGTGCGCCCTTCGTGCTCGGTGTTCCTCATCGTCTCCGGCCACTTCAGCGAGGGCGACCTGGGCGAGGCCCGCCGCACCGACACCAACGCGTGCGGGCAGCCCGTGCACGCGGTGCTGACCGACTACCAGGACCGCGCCAACGGCGGCGACGGGTGGCTGCGGTACTACACGTTCGACCCCGCGGCCGACGAGATCCGCGCGACGACGTACTCGCCGACGCTCGACCGCTACGAGACGGACGCCGACAGCCGGTTCACGCTGCCCTACGCGATGACCGGCACGCCGCCCGACCCCGAGCCGGGACCGCTCGCCTCCGACGCGTTCGGGCGCACGGTCACGGGCGGCTGGGGGAGCGCCGACACGGGCGGTGCGTGGTCGGTCGGCGGCGGGAGCGCGCGGTTCGCGGTCGGCGGCGGGACGGGCCAGCAGTCGCCGCTGCCGGGCGGCACGGTGACCGCGACCCTCGGCGGGGTGTCGTCGACCGCGACCGACGTGACGACGACCCTCGCGCTCGACCGCATCCCGAGCAACGCGCTCTACGCGACGGTCTCCGGACGCGTCGTCGGCTCCGGCGACTACGGCGCGCGCGTCAAGGTGCTCGCGGGCGGCGCCGTCCAGCTGCACACCGAGCGGTCCGGCACGGTCCTGACGGGCGGCACGCTGCCCGGCGTGACGCTCACCGCGGGCGAGCGTCTGCGGGTCCGCACCCAGGTCGAGGGCACGTCGCCGACGGTCGTGCGCGTACGGGCGTGGGAGGACGGGCAGCCGGAGCCGACGACGTGGCAGTCCACCGCGACCGACGCGACCGCCGCGCTCCAGGGCGCCGGCGGCGTGCGGCTCATGACGTACGTGAGCTCCACGACGACCGGCGGTGCGCTCACGACCCGCTGGGACGACCTGCTCGTGACGCGGATCGGCGGAACGCCCCCGCCGCCGCCGCCCCCGAACCAGCCGCCGACGGCGGCGTTCACGGTCACGACGAGCGGCCTCACGGTCGCGGTCGACTCCGCGGGGTCGACGGACGCCGACGGGACGGTCGTGCAGCGCACCTGGTCGTTCGGGGACGGCGGCACGGCGACCGGCACGACGGCCTCCCGCACGTACGCCGCGGCAGGCACCTACACCGTGACGCTGACGGTCACGGACGACGACGGCGCCACCGCGACGACGACCCGCGCGGTCACCGTCACCGCCCCGCCACCCGCGACGACGCTCGCCGCCGACGTCTTCGCCCGGACCGTCTCCGGCGGCTGGGGGAGCGCCGACACCGGCGGCCCGTGGACCG
The sequence above is a segment of the Cellulomonas fimi genome. Coding sequences within it:
- a CDS encoding PadR family transcriptional regulator; this translates as MDDDRDPQLLKGVLPMLVLAVLGRGESYGYELVTRLQEAGLTDLGAGTLYPVLNRLEREGRVSSRLVASSSGPARKYYVPTDAGTAELARAQRSWQRLAGTVARVLDADLPTDPDAAPAPTDNPSRRTR
- a CDS encoding PKD domain-containing protein, which codes for MPSQPPARHSRRAHPSPAPAHALPTVHRDVRRRRRVAVTLLLVAGLVGWGLVAVPATAADPEPFTFVVLPDTQNYVSTSANQATMGVQTQWIADHADDLDVAFVSQVGDLVGVDTADVQWQRASQHMAVLDAAGVPSAVLPGNHDMDLTTGEAPLYRQYFPPSRYANASWNGTTASYGGYLGQHLFGPDPVDRQNMDSFALFTAGGMDFLLLSLEMNAPDSALDWGRRVLAAYPERRAIVATHSYVDTAGGLTTQVARADGGNSGRAIWEELVRPSCSVFLIVSGHFSEGDLGEARRTDTNACGQPVHAVLTDYQDRANGGDGWLRYYTFDPAADEIRATTYSPTLDRYETDADSRFTLPYAMTGTPPDPEPGPLASDAFGRTVTGGWGSADTGGAWSVGGGSARFAVGGGTGQQSPLPGGTVTATLGGVSSTATDVTTTLALDRIPSNALYATVSGRVVGSGDYGARVKVLAGGAVQLHTERSGTVLTGGTLPGVTLTAGERLRVRTQVEGTSPTVVRVRAWEDGQPEPTTWQSTATDATAALQGAGGVRLMTYVSSTTTGGALTTRWDDLLVTRIGGTPPPPPPPNQPPTAAFTVTTSGLTVAVDSAGSTDADGTVVQRTWSFGDGGTATGTTASRTYAAAGTYTVTLTVTDDDGATATTTRAVTVTAPPPATTLAADVFARTVSGGWGSADTGGPWTVAGGSARFSVGGGSGGMVVPAGATLTATLGSAAVASTAADVHATLALDAVPNGPLYATVSGRVVGSADYGARVKVLAGGGVQLHTERSGTVLTGNTLPGVVLTSGARLHVRVQVEGTAPTTVRTRAWLDGTTEPATWQYTATDSTAGLQTAGGVRLMAYLSSSATNGPATVRWDDLTATRLP